The following are encoded together in the Pseudomonas maumuensis genome:
- the rpsF gene encoding 30S ribosomal protein S6, with protein MRHYEIIFLVHPDQSEQVGGMVERYTKLIEEDGGKIHRLEDWGRRQLAYAINNVHKAHYVMLNVECSGKALAELEDNFRYNDAVIRNLVIRRDEAVTGPSEMLKAEENRSERRERRERPEHADGAEGDDSNDSDNSDNADE; from the coding sequence ATGCGTCATTACGAAATCATCTTCCTGGTTCACCCGGACCAGAGCGAGCAAGTCGGCGGCATGGTTGAGCGTTACACCAAGCTGATCGAAGAAGATGGTGGCAAGATCCACCGCCTGGAAGACTGGGGCCGTCGTCAACTGGCCTACGCAATCAACAATGTTCACAAGGCTCACTACGTGATGCTGAACGTTGAGTGCTCCGGCAAGGCCCTGGCCGAGCTGGAAGACAACTTCCGCTACAACGATGCCGTGATCCGTAACCTGGTCATCCGTCGCGACGAAGCCGTTACCGGCCCGTCCGAGATGCTCAAGGCAGAAGAGAACCGCAGCGAGCGCCGTGAGCGTCGCGAACGTCCTGAGCATGCTGATGGCGCCGAAGGCGACGACAGCAATGACAGCGACAACAGCGATAACGCTGACGAGTAA
- the rpsR gene encoding 30S ribosomal protein S18 encodes MARFFRRRKFCRFTAEDVKEIDFKDLNTLKAYVSETGKIVPSRITGTKARYQRQLATAIKRARFLALLPYTDSHGR; translated from the coding sequence ATGGCACGTTTCTTCCGTCGTCGTAAATTCTGCCGCTTCACTGCTGAAGACGTGAAAGAGATCGACTTCAAAGATCTCAACACCCTGAAAGCTTACGTATCCGAAACCGGCAAGATCGTTCCAAGCCGCATCACCGGTACCAAAGCTCGTTATCAGCGTCAGCTGGCCACCGCTATCAAGCGCGCCCGCTTCCTGGCCCTGCTGCCCTACACCGACAGCCACGGCCGCTGA
- the rnr gene encoding ribonuclease R, protein MADWQSLDPEAAREAEKYDNPIPSRELILQRLADRGEPAAREQLAEEFGLYEEDQIEALRRRLRAMERDGQLIYTRRGTYAPVDKLDLICGRVSGHRDGFGFLIPDDGSEDLFLSPSQMRLVFDGDRGLARVSGVDRRGRREGVLVEVISRAHESVVGRYFEEGGIGYVTPDNPKIQQEVLVTAGRNGGAKIGQFVSIKITHWPTPRFQPQGDVVEVIGNYMAPGMEIDIALRSYDIPHVWPQEVIKEARKFRSEVEEKDKEKRIDLRHLPFVTIDGEDARDFDDAVYCEPLGKLRMFSGGWRLYVAIADVSSYVRLGSALDTEAQQRGNSVYFPERVVPMLPEELSNGLCSLNPHVDRLAMVCEMTINKAGQMVDYQFYEGVIHSHARLTYNKVSSMLEHSRTREGKALREEYSAVLPDLKSLYALYKVLLAARHTRGAIDFETQETRIIFGEDRKIDEIRPTVRNDAHKLIEECMLAANVATAEFLQKHNVPALYRVHDGPPPERLEKLRAFLGELGLSLHKGKDPSPKDYQALLASIAGRPDFHLIQTVMLRSLSQAVYSVENNGHFGLNYEAYTHFTSPIRRYPDLLVHRAIRSVIRSKIDTPHVKRAGAMSIPKARIYPYDENSLEQMGEQCSMTERRADEATRDVVNWLKCEYMRDRVGETFPGVITAVTGFGLFIELTDIYVEGLVHVSALPGDYYHFDPVHHRLSGERSGRSFRLGDTVEVKVMRVDLEQRKIDFEMSEKTVTAPVGRKPRAAAQPVAEQVPAVEAKISPKPRSRKSEASEAYFPKDAVQRNAEVRKSREMKKALMGEARASGHAGGKSEKGGKSSGKPTKHRKGPPKSGAPRKGKNKS, encoded by the coding sequence ATGGCCGATTGGCAATCCCTCGATCCCGAGGCCGCTCGCGAAGCGGAAAAATACGACAACCCCATCCCCAGCCGTGAGCTGATCCTGCAGCGCCTCGCCGACCGTGGCGAGCCGGCTGCCCGCGAACAGCTGGCCGAAGAGTTCGGTCTTTACGAAGAAGACCAGATCGAAGCCCTGCGCCGCCGCCTGCGTGCCATGGAGCGCGACGGTCAGCTTATCTATACCCGGCGCGGCACCTATGCCCCGGTGGACAAGCTCGACCTAATCTGTGGCCGCGTGTCCGGCCACCGCGACGGTTTCGGCTTCCTGATTCCCGACGATGGTAGCGAAGACCTGTTCCTCAGCCCGTCGCAGATGCGCCTGGTGTTCGACGGCGACCGCGGCCTGGCCCGGGTTTCCGGCGTGGACCGCCGTGGCCGCCGCGAAGGTGTGCTGGTGGAAGTCATCTCCCGCGCCCACGAAAGCGTGGTCGGCCGTTACTTCGAAGAGGGCGGCATCGGCTATGTGACCCCCGACAACCCGAAGATCCAGCAGGAAGTGCTGGTCACCGCCGGGCGCAACGGTGGCGCCAAGATCGGCCAGTTCGTGTCGATCAAGATCACCCACTGGCCAACCCCGCGCTTCCAGCCGCAGGGTGATGTGGTCGAGGTGATCGGCAACTACATGGCTCCGGGCATGGAGATCGACATCGCCCTGCGCAGCTATGACATCCCGCATGTCTGGCCGCAGGAGGTGATCAAGGAAGCGCGCAAGTTCCGCTCCGAAGTCGAGGAGAAAGATAAAGAGAAGCGCATCGACCTGCGTCATCTGCCTTTCGTCACCATCGACGGCGAAGACGCCCGCGACTTCGACGATGCGGTGTATTGCGAACCGCTGGGCAAGCTGCGCATGTTCTCCGGCGGCTGGCGCCTGTACGTGGCGATCGCCGACGTTTCCAGCTACGTGCGCCTGGGCTCGGCCCTGGATACCGAAGCGCAGCAACGGGGTAACTCGGTGTACTTCCCCGAGCGCGTCGTGCCGATGCTGCCCGAAGAGTTGTCCAACGGCCTGTGCTCGCTGAACCCGCACGTCGATCGCCTGGCCATGGTCTGCGAAATGACCATCAACAAGGCCGGCCAGATGGTCGACTACCAGTTCTACGAGGGGGTGATCCACTCCCACGCGCGCCTGACCTACAACAAGGTCAGCAGCATGCTCGAGCATTCCCGTACCCGTGAAGGCAAGGCCCTGCGCGAGGAATACAGCGCGGTGCTGCCGGACCTGAAGAGCCTGTACGCCCTGTACAAGGTGCTCCTGGCGGCCCGTCATACCCGCGGCGCGATTGACTTCGAGACCCAGGAAACCCGGATCATCTTCGGCGAAGACCGCAAGATCGACGAAATTCGTCCGACCGTGCGCAACGACGCCCACAAGCTGATCGAGGAATGCATGCTGGCGGCCAACGTCGCCACCGCGGAGTTCCTGCAGAAGCACAATGTGCCTGCGCTGTACCGCGTGCATGACGGCCCGCCGCCCGAGCGCCTGGAGAAGTTGCGCGCATTCCTTGGTGAGCTGGGCCTGAGCCTGCACAAAGGCAAGGACCCTTCGCCGAAGGACTACCAGGCGCTGCTGGCAAGCATCGCCGGGCGCCCGGACTTCCACCTGATCCAGACCGTCATGCTGCGCTCGCTGAGCCAGGCGGTGTACAGCGTCGAGAACAACGGCCACTTCGGCCTGAACTACGAGGCCTACACCCACTTCACCTCGCCGATCCGTCGTTATCCGGACCTGCTGGTGCATCGTGCCATCCGCAGTGTGATCCGCTCCAAGATCGACACCCCGCACGTCAAGCGCGCCGGTGCCATGAGCATTCCCAAGGCGCGTATCTACCCGTACGACGAAAACAGCCTCGAGCAGATGGGCGAGCAATGCTCGATGACCGAGCGCCGCGCCGACGAGGCCACCCGCGACGTGGTCAACTGGCTCAAGTGCGAGTACATGCGTGATCGCGTCGGCGAGACCTTCCCTGGTGTGATCACCGCGGTGACCGGTTTTGGCCTGTTCATCGAGCTGACCGACATCTATGTCGAAGGCCTGGTACATGTCAGCGCCCTGCCGGGTGACTACTACCACTTCGATCCTGTGCATCACCGCCTGTCCGGTGAGCGCAGCGGCCGCAGCTTCCGCCTGGGCGACACGGTCGAGGTGAAGGTCATGCGTGTCGACCTCGAACAGCGCAAGATCGACTTCGAAATGTCGGAGAAGACCGTCACCGCACCGGTCGGCCGCAAGCCACGCGCTGCCGCGCAGCCGGTTGCCGAGCAGGTGCCTGCCGTCGAAGCGAAGATTTCGCCCAAGCCGCGCAGCCGCAAGAGCGAGGCCTCCGAGGCGTACTTCCCGAAAGACGCGGTGCAGCGCAATGCCGAGGTGCGCAAGAGCCGTGAAATGAAGAAGGCGCTGATGGGCGAGGCGCGTGCCAGCGGCCATGCCGGCGGCAAGTCGGAAAAAGGTGGCAAGTCGTCCGGCAAGCCGACCAAGCATCGCAAGGGGCCGCCCAAGTCCGGCGCGCCACGCAAGGGCAAGAACAAGTCATGA
- a CDS encoding extracellular solute-binding protein, whose product MTIRPQPLMRTLAAAVLSLVIGAPAALADEPVTLTMYNGQHKEIGEAIAKAYEAKTGIHINIRKGSSNQLASQIIEEGERSPADIIYTEESPPLNNLGELGLLAKIDDATLNMLPKEYVGANGTWMGVTARTRVVVYNPKKIDEKDLPTTVMDFAGPEWDGRVGYVPTSGAFQEQAVAILKMHGREATEEWLTGLKAFGKTYTNNMVALKAVEKGEVAAVLVNNYYWYALERERGKLDSKLYYLADGDAGNLVTISGAAAVKASKHPKEAQALLNWMASEEGQRVITQTTAEYPLHKGMVSDRGLKPFDELRPPKISPADLGNAEEAIELEREVGLL is encoded by the coding sequence ATGACGATCCGCCCGCAACCGCTGATGCGCACCCTGGCCGCCGCAGTTCTGAGCCTGGTGATCGGCGCTCCGGCCGCCCTGGCAGACGAACCGGTCACGTTGACTATGTACAACGGCCAGCACAAGGAAATCGGCGAAGCCATCGCCAAGGCCTACGAGGCCAAGACCGGTATTCATATCAATATTCGCAAGGGCAGCAGCAACCAGCTGGCCAGCCAGATCATCGAGGAAGGCGAACGCTCGCCGGCCGACATCATCTATACCGAAGAGTCGCCACCGCTGAACAACCTGGGCGAACTGGGCCTGCTGGCGAAGATCGACGACGCCACCCTGAACATGCTGCCCAAGGAGTATGTAGGCGCCAACGGCACCTGGATGGGCGTCACCGCGCGCACTCGCGTGGTGGTCTACAACCCGAAGAAGATCGATGAGAAAGACCTGCCGACCACGGTTATGGATTTCGCCGGACCCGAGTGGGACGGTCGCGTCGGCTACGTCCCCACCAGCGGCGCCTTCCAGGAACAGGCGGTGGCCATCCTCAAGATGCACGGGCGCGAAGCCACCGAAGAATGGCTTACCGGCCTGAAAGCCTTCGGCAAGACCTACACCAACAACATGGTCGCACTGAAGGCCGTAGAGAAGGGCGAAGTCGCCGCCGTGCTGGTGAACAACTACTACTGGTACGCCCTGGAGCGCGAGCGCGGCAAGCTCGATTCCAAGCTGTACTACCTGGCCGACGGCGACGCCGGCAACCTGGTGACCATCTCCGGTGCCGCCGCGGTCAAGGCCAGCAAGCACCCGAAAGAGGCACAGGCCCTGCTCAACTGGATGGCCAGTGAAGAAGGCCAGCGCGTGATCACCCAGACCACCGCCGAATACCCGCTGCATAAAGGCATGGTCTCAGACCGTGGCCTGAAGCCGTTCGATGAGCTGCGCCCGCCGAAGATCTCGCCGGCCGACCTTGGCAACGCCGAGGAAGCCATCGAACTGGAACGTGAGGTTGGCCTGCTCTGA
- a CDS encoding TIGR00730 family Rossman fold protein, with product MPVRSVCVFCGASIGANPAYREAAVALGQAIARRGLTLVYGGGAVGLMGTVADAAMAAGGEVVGIIPQSLMNAEIGHKGLTRLEVVDGMHARKARMAELSDAFIALPGGLGTLEELFEVWTWGQLGYHAKPLGLLDVNGFYAKLGGFLDHIVEEGFVRPQHRAMLLLGEQPEALLEGMDRFESPVLPKWVDKKPD from the coding sequence ATGCCTGTTCGTTCCGTTTGTGTCTTCTGTGGCGCCAGCATCGGCGCCAACCCTGCCTACCGTGAAGCCGCCGTCGCCCTTGGCCAGGCCATCGCCCGCCGTGGCCTGACGCTGGTCTATGGCGGCGGCGCGGTCGGCCTGATGGGCACCGTGGCCGATGCAGCCATGGCTGCCGGAGGTGAAGTCGTCGGCATCATCCCGCAAAGCCTGATGAACGCCGAAATCGGCCACAAGGGCCTGACCCGCCTGGAAGTGGTGGACGGCATGCATGCGCGCAAGGCGCGCATGGCCGAACTCAGCGACGCCTTCATTGCCCTGCCGGGTGGCCTGGGCACGCTGGAGGAGCTGTTCGAGGTATGGACCTGGGGGCAACTGGGCTATCACGCCAAGCCGCTGGGGCTGCTGGATGTGAATGGTTTCTACGCGAAGCTGGGCGGGTTCCTCGACCATATTGTCGAGGAAGGCTTCGTGCGGCCGCAGCACCGGGCGATGCTGTTGCTCGGGGAGCAGCCTGAGGCGCTGCTGGAGGGGATGGATCGGTTCGAGTCGCCGGTGTTGCCGAAGTGGGTGGACAAGAAGCCTGATTAA
- the dnaB gene encoding replicative DNA helicase, with translation MNEITTPEQLDLQTAALKVPPHSIEAEQAVLGGLMLDNNAWERVLDQVSDGDFYRHDHRLIFRAIHKLVDANQPFDVVTLHEQLDKEGVSTQVGGLAYLAELAKNTPSVANIKAYAAIIRERATLRQLISISTDIADNAFNPQGRNAEEILDDAERQIFQIAEARPKTGGPVGVNELLTMAIDRIDTLFNSDSDITGVSTGFTDLDEKTSGLQAADLIIVAGRPSMGKTTFAMNLVENAVLRSDKVVLVFSLEMPGESLIMRMLSSLGRIDQTKVRSGQLDDDDWPRLTSAVNLLNDRKLFIDDTAGISPSEMRARTRRLAREHGEIAMIMVDYLQLMQIPGSAGDNRTNEISEISRSLKALAKEFNCPVIALSQLNRSLEQRPNKRPVNSDLRESGAIEQDADVIMFVYRDEVYHPETEHKGVAEIIIGKQRNGPIGFIRLAFIGKYTRFENLAPGMYNFDDDE, from the coding sequence ATGAACGAGATCACCACCCCCGAACAACTCGACCTGCAAACCGCTGCCCTGAAGGTGCCGCCGCATTCCATCGAGGCCGAACAGGCCGTGCTCGGTGGCCTGATGCTGGACAACAACGCTTGGGAACGGGTGCTGGATCAGGTGTCGGACGGCGATTTCTATCGGCATGACCATCGCCTGATCTTCCGCGCTATCCACAAGCTGGTGGATGCGAACCAGCCGTTCGACGTGGTCACCCTGCACGAGCAGCTGGACAAGGAGGGCGTGTCCACCCAGGTCGGTGGCCTGGCGTATCTGGCCGAGCTGGCCAAGAACACCCCGTCGGTGGCCAACATCAAGGCCTACGCCGCGATCATCCGCGAGCGGGCCACGCTGCGTCAGCTGATCAGCATCAGCACCGATATCGCCGACAACGCCTTCAACCCGCAGGGGCGTAACGCCGAGGAGATCCTTGACGACGCCGAACGGCAGATCTTCCAGATCGCCGAGGCGCGGCCGAAGACCGGTGGGCCGGTGGGGGTCAACGAACTGTTGACCATGGCCATCGACCGCATCGACACGCTGTTCAACTCCGACAGCGATATCACCGGCGTATCCACCGGCTTCACCGACCTGGACGAGAAGACCAGCGGCCTGCAGGCCGCCGACCTGATCATCGTCGCGGGCCGTCCGTCGATGGGCAAGACCACCTTCGCCATGAACCTGGTGGAAAACGCCGTGTTGCGCAGCGACAAGGTGGTGCTGGTGTTCTCCCTCGAGATGCCCGGTGAATCGCTGATCATGCGTATGCTGTCGTCGCTCGGGCGCATCGACCAGACCAAGGTGCGTTCCGGCCAGCTGGACGACGACGACTGGCCGCGGCTGACCTCGGCGGTCAACCTGCTGAACGACCGCAAGCTGTTCATCGACGACACCGCTGGCATCAGCCCATCGGAAATGCGTGCGCGCACCCGCCGCCTGGCCCGCGAGCACGGCGAGATCGCCATGATCATGGTCGACTACCTGCAGCTGATGCAGATCCCGGGCTCTGCCGGTGACAACCGGACCAACGAGATTTCCGAGATCTCCCGCTCGCTCAAGGCGCTGGCCAAGGAATTCAACTGCCCGGTAATCGCCCTGTCACAGCTCAACCGCTCCCTCGAGCAGCGCCCCAACAAGCGCCCGGTCAACTCCGACCTTCGTGAATCGGGTGCGATCGAGCAGGACGCCGACGTGATCATGTTCGTCTACCGTGACGAGGTGTATCACCCCGAGACCGAGCACAAAGGCGTGGCCGAGATCATCATCGGCAAGCAGCGTAACGGCCCCATCGGCTTCATCCGCCTGGCGTTCATCGGCAAGTACACCCGCTTCGAGAACCTCGCGCCGGGCATGTACAACTTCGACGACGACGAGTAA
- the rplI gene encoding 50S ribosomal protein L9, with translation MELILLEKVANLGNLGDKVNVKAGYGRNFLLPFGKATVANAANLAAFEERRAELEKAAADKKASAESRAAQLAELEVTITATAGDEGKLFGSIGTHDIADALTASGVEVAKAEVRLPNGTIRQVGEYDVAVHLHSDVEATVRVVVVAA, from the coding sequence ATGGAACTGATCCTGCTGGAAAAAGTCGCCAACCTGGGCAACCTGGGCGACAAAGTAAACGTTAAGGCTGGTTACGGCCGTAACTTCCTGCTGCCATTCGGCAAGGCCACCGTTGCCAACGCCGCCAACCTGGCCGCGTTCGAAGAACGCCGCGCCGAGCTGGAAAAAGCCGCAGCAGACAAGAAAGCTTCGGCTGAAAGCCGCGCTGCCCAACTGGCCGAGCTGGAAGTGACCATCACTGCCACCGCTGGCGACGAAGGCAAGCTGTTCGGTTCGATCGGCACCCACGACATCGCTGACGCCCTGACCGCCTCCGGCGTTGAAGTGGCCAAGGCTGAAGTTCGTCTGCCGAACGGCACCATCCGTCAGGTTGGCGAATACGACGTAGCCGTGCACCTGCACAGCGACGTTGAAGCCACCGTACGTGTGGTCGTCGTAGCTGCCTAA
- a CDS encoding YgiQ family radical SAM protein, with protein sequence MQAAKPLYDYPKYWAECFGPAPFLPMSREEMDQLGWDSCDIIIVTGDAYVDHASFGMAIIGRLLEAQGFRVGIIAQPNWQSKDDFMKLGEPNLFFGVAAGNMDSMINRYTADKKIRSDDAYTPGGMAGKRPDRASLVYSQRCKEAYKHVPIVLGGIEASLRRIAHYDYWQDKVRHSILVDASADILLYGNAERAIVEVAQRLSQGESIEHITDVRGTAFIRRDTPQGWFEIDSTRIDRPGRVDKIINPYVNTQDTQACAIEQAKGDQEDPNEAKVVQILDSPSVTREKSVIRLPSFEKVRNDPVLYAHANRVLHLETNPGNARALVQKHGDVDVWFNPPPIPMTTEEMDYVFGMPYARIPHPAYGKERIPAYEMIRFSVNIMRGCFGGCTFCSITEHEGRIIQNRSHESILHEIEEMRDKVPGFTGVVSDLGGPTANMYRIACKSHDIEKHCRKPSCVFPGICENLNTDHSSLIELYRKARALPGVKKILIASGLRYDLAVESPEYVRELVTHHVGGYLKIAPEHTERGPLDKMMKPGIGTYDRFKRMFEKFSKEAGKEQYLIPYFIAAHPGTTDEDMMNLALWLKGNGFRADQVQAFYPSPMASATAMYHSGKNPLRKVTYKSEGVEIVKSEEQRRLHKAFLRYHDPKGWPMLREALQRMGRADLIGPSKHQLIPLHQPATDTYQSARRKNSTPAGSHKVGKDQKILTQHTGLPPRASDGSKPWDKREKAKAEAFARNQQAAKERKEAAKGGKGKKPRQPVIPR encoded by the coding sequence ATGCAAGCAGCCAAACCACTCTACGACTATCCCAAGTACTGGGCCGAATGCTTCGGGCCAGCGCCGTTCCTGCCGATGAGCAGGGAGGAGATGGATCAGCTCGGCTGGGATTCCTGCGACATCATCATCGTGACCGGTGACGCCTACGTCGACCACGCGTCGTTCGGCATGGCCATCATCGGCCGCCTGCTCGAGGCCCAGGGCTTCCGGGTGGGCATCATCGCCCAGCCGAACTGGCAGTCGAAGGACGACTTCATGAAGCTCGGCGAGCCGAACCTGTTCTTCGGGGTCGCGGCGGGCAACATGGACTCGATGATCAACCGCTACACCGCGGACAAGAAAATCCGTTCCGACGACGCCTACACGCCTGGCGGCATGGCCGGCAAGCGTCCGGACCGCGCCAGCCTGGTGTACAGCCAGCGCTGCAAGGAGGCCTACAAGCACGTGCCGATCGTGCTCGGCGGCATCGAGGCCTCGCTGCGCCGCATTGCCCATTACGACTACTGGCAGGACAAGGTCCGCCACTCGATCCTGGTCGACGCCAGCGCCGACATCCTGCTGTACGGCAACGCCGAACGCGCGATCGTCGAGGTTGCCCAGCGCCTGTCCCAGGGTGAAAGCATCGAGCACATCACCGATGTGCGCGGCACCGCGTTCATTCGTCGCGACACCCCGCAGGGCTGGTTCGAGATCGACTCCACCCGTATCGACCGCCCGGGCCGCGTCGACAAGATCATCAACCCGTACGTGAACACCCAGGACACCCAGGCCTGTGCCATCGAGCAGGCCAAGGGCGACCAGGAAGACCCGAACGAAGCCAAGGTCGTGCAGATCCTCGACAGCCCGAGCGTCACCCGCGAGAAGTCGGTGATCCGCCTGCCGTCGTTCGAGAAAGTACGCAACGACCCGGTGCTCTATGCCCACGCCAACCGCGTGCTGCACCTGGAGACCAACCCGGGCAACGCCCGCGCCCTGGTGCAGAAGCATGGTGACGTGGATGTGTGGTTCAACCCGCCACCCATTCCCATGACCACCGAAGAGATGGACTACGTGTTCGGCATGCCCTATGCGCGCATCCCGCACCCGGCGTATGGCAAGGAGCGCATCCCGGCCTACGAGATGATTCGCTTCTCGGTGAACATCATGCGTGGCTGCTTCGGTGGCTGCACCTTCTGCTCGATCACCGAGCACGAAGGCCGGATCATCCAGAACCGCTCGCACGAATCGATCCTGCACGAGATCGAGGAGATGCGCGACAAGGTACCGGGCTTCACCGGCGTGGTCTCCGACCTCGGCGGGCCGACCGCCAACATGTACCGCATCGCCTGCAAGAGCCACGACATCGAGAAGCACTGCCGCAAGCCGTCGTGCGTGTTCCCGGGTATCTGCGAGAACCTCAACACCGACCACAGCTCGCTGATCGAGCTGTATCGCAAGGCCCGCGCCTTGCCTGGGGTGAAGAAGATCCTGATCGCTTCGGGCCTGCGCTACGACCTGGCGGTGGAGTCGCCGGAGTACGTGCGTGAGCTGGTTACCCACCACGTCGGCGGTTACCTGAAGATTGCCCCGGAGCACACCGAGCGTGGCCCGCTGGACAAGATGATGAAGCCGGGCATCGGCACCTACGACCGCTTCAAGCGCATGTTCGAGAAGTTCTCGAAAGAGGCGGGCAAGGAGCAGTACCTGATTCCGTACTTCATCGCCGCGCACCCGGGCACCACCGACGAAGACATGATGAACCTGGCCCTGTGGCTCAAGGGCAACGGCTTCCGTGCCGACCAGGTGCAGGCGTTCTATCCGTCGCCGATGGCTTCGGCCACGGCCATGTACCACTCGGGCAAGAACCCGCTGCGCAAGGTCACCTACAAGAGCGAAGGGGTGGAGATCGTCAAGAGCGAGGAGCAGCGCCGCTTGCACAAGGCGTTCCTGCGTTATCACGATCCGAAGGGCTGGCCGATGCTGCGCGAAGCGCTGCAGCGCATGGGCCGCGCCGACCTGATCGGGCCAAGCAAGCATCAGCTGATCCCGCTGCACCAGCCGGCGACCGACACTTACCAGAGTGCGCGGCGCAAGAACTCGACCCCGGCCGGCAGCCACAAGGTGGGCAAGGACCAGAAGATCCTCACCCAGCACACCGGCCTGCCGCCGCGCGCCAGCGATGGCAGCAAGCCGTGGGACAAGCGCGAGAAGGCCAAGGCCGAGGCGTTCGCCCGCAACCAGCAGGCAGCCAAGGAGCGCAAGGAAGCGGCCAAGGGTGGCAAGGGCAAGAAGCCGCGCCAGCCTGTCATCCCGCGCTGA
- the rlmB gene encoding 23S rRNA (guanosine(2251)-2'-O)-methyltransferase RlmB: MSQLEKIYGVHAVQALLQHHPKRVKQIWLSEGRSEPRIQALLELAAQNRVQVGQAERRELDSWVEGVHQGVVAEVSPSQVWGEAMLDELLERTETPPLILVLDGVTDPHNLGACLRTADAAGATAVVIPKDKSATLTGVVRKVACGAAEVMPLVAVTNLARTLEKLQQRGLWVVGTAGEAEQEIYQQDLTGPLVMIMGAEGKGMRRLTREHCDFLVKLPMGGSVSSLNVSVATGVCLFEAVRQRQVKR, translated from the coding sequence ATGAGTCAGCTGGAAAAGATCTACGGCGTGCATGCCGTGCAGGCACTGCTGCAACACCACCCCAAGCGGGTAAAGCAGATCTGGCTGTCCGAAGGGCGCAGTGAGCCACGCATCCAGGCCCTGCTGGAGCTGGCTGCGCAGAACCGTGTCCAGGTCGGGCAGGCCGAGCGCCGTGAACTCGACTCCTGGGTCGAAGGCGTTCACCAGGGGGTGGTTGCCGAGGTGAGCCCGAGCCAGGTATGGGGCGAGGCGATGCTCGACGAGCTGCTCGAGCGTACCGAGACGCCGCCCTTGATTCTGGTGCTCGATGGCGTCACCGATCCGCACAACCTCGGCGCCTGCCTGCGCACCGCCGATGCGGCCGGGGCGACCGCCGTGGTGATCCCCAAGGACAAGTCCGCGACCCTGACCGGCGTGGTGCGCAAGGTTGCCTGCGGCGCCGCCGAGGTGATGCCGTTGGTGGCCGTGACCAACCTGGCGCGGACCCTGGAGAAACTCCAGCAGCGCGGACTGTGGGTGGTCGGTACCGCTGGCGAGGCCGAGCAGGAAATCTACCAGCAGGACCTGACCGGCCCGCTGGTGATGATCATGGGGGCAGAAGGCAAGGGCATGCGCCGCCTGACCCGTGAGCACTGTGATTTCCTGGTGAAGCTGCCGATGGGTGGCAGCGTCAGCAGCCTTAACGTTTCGGTGGCCACCGGGGTGTGCCTGTTCGAGGCGGTGAGGCAGCGTCAGGTCAAGCGCTGA